In Parabacteroides timonensis, the genomic stretch AGACTTCACGCGTACGCTGAAAGGCATGATCGGAATTGCCAAGTGCAAATTCCCGGCCGGTATCCGCGGCTGCTTGCTCGATGTGCTTGCACGCAAAGCGTTGTGGGATGCCGGCATCAATTATCTTCACGGAACCTGCCACGGTATCGGACATTGCCTGAATGTGCACGAAGGCCCGCAGAGTATCCGTATGGAAGAGAACCCCGTTCCGCTGAAGCCGGGTATGGTGATGAGCGACGAACCGGCCATGTACCGCACCGGCGAATATGGTATCCGCACCGAGAACATGATCCTGATCCGAGAAGACAGCGAAACGGAATATGGCAAGTTCTATGGTTTCGATACTTTGACTTTATGTTATATCGATACCAAATTAATTATGGTTCCGATGCTGTCTGTCAGGGAACGTGCCTGGATAAACAAATATCACCAGATGGTATACGATTTGTTAAGCCCGCATCTGAACGAAGAGGAAAAAGCCTGGTTAAAAGAAAAAACAACAGAAATTTAAAAGAGCCGACAGTCGACAAATAGCAGTTGACAGTTGGAAAACTGTTTTTAACTGTCATCTGTCAACTGTCACTTGTCAACTATAAAATTATGGCAATAATAAAATCAGTCAGAGGCTTTACCCCGAAGATCGGTAAAGACACATTTTTAGCGGATAATGCCGCTATTATCGGTGATGTTGAAATCGGAGAAGGTTGCAGCATCTGGTTCAGTACGGTCCTTCGCGGCGACGTAAACTCGATCCGTATCGGCAATGGTGTAAACATTCAGGACGGCTCCGTATTGCATACATTATACGAAAAATCGACCATAGAGATTGGCGACGATGTATCAGTAGGACATAACGTTACCATCCACGGTGCCAAGATTTGTAATGGCGCTCTGATCGGGATGGGATCGGTTGTACTCGACCATGCCGTGATCGGCGAGGGAGCCATCGTGGCCGCTGGTTCAGTTGTTTTGAGTAAAACGATTGTCGAACCGGGCAGTATTTATGCCGGCGTACCGGCTAAGTTCGTCAAGAAAGTCGATCCGGAACAGGCCAAAGAGATCAACCAGAAGATTGCTAAAAACTACCACATGTATTCAAGTTGGTATAAAGAAGAAACAGAATAAATGAAGAAAGCAGGATGGGCAATACTTTTGATCGTATGTTGTATCGGCGGCTATCTGGTATTGCCCTCCAACTATTACCTGCGCCGTGCCCTTACGCATTTGTTACCAAAGATCGACCAGTATCCGATTTTTGAGAACCGCACGGTAAAGGCCGGTGATCCGCAACCTTGGAAACAGTCGGAGGCATATAATACGCTTTCCATTCCGGAAAAGTATTTGCCGGTATTCGATGAACTGGGAACGGTGGCTTATGTTATTATCAAGGACAGCACATTGCTTTTCGAACAATATTGGGAAGACTACTCTCCGAAGTCGCACAGCAACTCCTTCTCGATGGCCAAAAGTATCGTTTCACTGGCTATTGGAGGAGCAATCGACGATGGATTTATAAAAAGCGTCGACCAGCCGGTCAGTGATTTTTATCCGGAATTTCAAGGTTACAATAGAAAGCCTTTAACACTCCGCCACCTGTTGACGATGAGCGCGGGAGTTGACTTCAACGAAGCATATTCTTCTCCCTTTTCTCCCACCACCAAACTATACTACGGCAACGATTTGCAGAAGATCGCATTTGACATGAAAGAAATAGAGGAGCCGGGCGTCAACTTTATCTATCAAAGTGGTGTAACCCAGCTACTGGCTTTTATCGTAGAGAAAGCAACCGGAGAAAATATCAGTACTTATGTTTCCCGCAAATTCTGGACACCAATGAACGCGGAAGAAGATGCACTCTGGAGTCTGGATAAAAAAGACGGTATCGAGAAGGCGTATTGCTGTTTCAACAGTAATGCTCGCGATTTCGCCCGCTTCGGACAACTGATACTGAATAACGGTAACTGGAACGGTCAACAGCTTATCTCCGACTCTTACCTGAAGGAGGCTACGACACCCGACACCCATTTATTATTCAAAGAATATAATGAGACAAACAATTGTTACGGGTTCCAGTTCTGGCACCTTACCTACAACGGTATGGAGATACCTTACATGCGTGGTATCCTCGGACAATACGTCTTCATCATCCCTGAACTGAATGCCGTAGTCGTACGCCTCGGCCACAAACGCAGCGAAGCACGTTCCGAACAACATTATCCGGATGACATAGATACCTGGCTCGGAGCTGCTGTGGAAATGATGCAAGCCATTCAAAACAATAAAGATAATAACGAATCAAAATAAACACTCTAAATTAAATCGACAAATGAAGAAGACAGTATTTACTGCGCCTGTCGCAGCATTATTACTCCTTTCTTGTGCACAAGCACCGCAAGACAAAGGTAAAGAGATTACTTACACACCACAGGCGCCCTACAACCCGCCGACGTATGTGTGTTACAAGGCTCCGGCTCCTATCAAAATCGATGGTAAACTGTCGGCTGAAGAATGGGACGCTATCCCCTGGACAACCGACTTTGTAGATATTGAAGGCGACAAACGCCCCCAACCTCTCCTACAGACACGGGCTAAAATGACTTACGACGACAATGGTATGTACTTCGCCGTCCTGATGGAAGAGCCTCATGTGTGGGCTACTATCACAGAACATGACGCCGTAATCTATCAGGATAACGACTTCGAAATATTCCTCAACCCGACAAACGATACACACAATTACCTAGAGTATGAAGTGAATGCTTTGGGTACGGAATGGGATCTGTTCCTGAGCAAACCTTACCGTGACGATCCTCAAGTCCTTAATAACTGGGAGTTTGCCGGTATGAAATCTGCCGTATATGTGGATGGTACGTTGAATAACCCGAAGGATACCGATAAGTCATGGAGCGTAGAGGTATTCATCCCCTGGTCTTCAGTCTATCAGGTTGCAAGAGGTAAAAAGGCTCCTGTTGCCGGCGAACATATCCGCACCAACTTTTCACGTGTGGAATGGACAACCGAAGTACAGGATGGCAAATACGTAAAAGTCCCCATCAAAGGTGAAAACAAAATACGTGAATACAACTGGGTATGGGCTCCGACAGGGGTAATCAATATCCACATGCCGGAATACTGGGGATTTGTACAGATCTCAGACAAAGTGGCAGGAACGGGAGAAACTCCGTTTGTGAAAGACCCGAATGATGAAGTTAAGTGGCTTCTGCGTAACCTGTATTACCGTCAGAACGAGTATGCAGCGACATTCGGCGAATATGCTCCATCTGTAGCAGCTCTCAAACCGGAAGAATTATGTCCGGCAGAACAAGCAAAGCAGATCAGTCTGTTCAACACTCCTTCCATGTATGAAATCACATTACCCGGCACAGACGGTAATGTTTGGCATATCAGACAGGATGGATTGGTTTGGGCTTCTAAGAAATAAAGAAGTAATGATTTAGAAAAAACTGAGCCTCATGCCGTAGGCTCTCTTTTGCCGTTTGCTTTAGCAAACGGATATCTAAATGCTACGGCTTTGCCGGATCCTCTGTGGGTTTTAACCCCGTTAATATAGGAAAGAAGCCCCGTTAATAAAGGGGCTTAAGCCCACAAAGGAAGAGGCTTTGCCTACTGTCTTTTATATCCGTCGGTTAAAAACCGACGGCAAAATAGAGCCTGCGGCACAAGGCATTGCCTTGTAAAGAGAGAGGACTCAAATTTGACAATAAATGAAACAATACAAATATCTCCTTTTCGACCTCGACGGTACTATCACCGACTCAGAAACCGGAATCACGCGTTGTGTTGAATACGCACTAAACCATTTCGGCATTCAGGTAAATGACTTACGGGAATTAACCCCTTTCATCGGCCCTCCCCTCCTTGACTCGTTCAAGGATTTTTACAACTTCACCGATGAACAAGCAATCATTGCCACCGACAAATACAGGGAAAGATATGCCGACAAAGGCATTCTGGAAAACGAATTATATCCGGGAATCAAAGAATTACTGGCTGATGCTCAAAAAAACGGCAGAACAGTGATACTGGCCACTTCCAAACCGGAAATATTTGCCAAACGCATCCTCAATCATTTCGGGTTGAGCAACTATTTCTCCTTTGTCGCCGGTAGCGGCCTGGACGGTTCTCTTCATACTAAAACAGATGTTATCAATTACATCTTACAATCGAACAATATAACCGATCTGAGCTCTGTTGTAATGATAGGCGATCGGAAACACGATATCATCGGAGCAAAAAACGTAGGAATTGACTCTATCGGCGTCTTATACGGTTTCGGAGATTATAAAGAACTATCAGAAGCCGGAGCAGACCATATCGTAGAAGATATCCCGGCACTCCGTAAATTACTCTTATAGCAGTAATTTACGGAATATATCATATTTCTCCCATCTATATCAATAACACAAACCAATCAGATACCGGCAAAGAATATCCCCACCAAACACAGCCACACAATAGAGAATACCCAACGAATACCCTTTCAGATTACAGGAAACCTTCAACGCTTTGAACATCCAGACTAATACCCAGACCAGAAATATCACACCGATCAATGAAAGCCATATTCCTACCAGAAAACCTGGTTGTGCCAACAATTCTGTCGGCGGCACATTCATATCTACTTTTGCCAGATTTTGCATCGGTGGCAACATATTGAACAAATTCATAAAAATGAAAGGAATCTGGGCAAAAGCGACTGTCCCTAACACATCGATCACCCTGATCCGGGAACGCGACAAAATCAATCCCCCCAGATAAAACAAAACAGCCGGTACAATCCAAACCACCAGATGTTCGACAGCATAACACCACCAGGCCGGATTCGGAGCCGGCCCAAAATGCAGTAAACCATGATAATGCCATCCGGAAAGATAACTGATAATAGTGGAGATAACCATTCCCAAAAGTCCCCACCCTAACGCTTGAAAACCGGCAATCCATTCAAACGGATTAATAAGAAAATTCAACCATTGTTTTTTCATAACTATTCAATCTTATTTAATTTATCAATCAGATCATCCAAGATATTCCTGACAGTCGGATAACTCACCCCCATATTCTTCGCCATATCTTTCAAACTGCCGCTCGACTTGATAAAATCAACGATAAACAGTTGCTCCTTCTCGGTCAACCTTGCCAAAGGAGGCAGCTCAAAGTTTCCACAGACCTCTGTATCACATTGTTCGCAAAACAACCGTCCCACTCTCAGGGGAGAATCACAGGCCGGACATTGCAAGGGTAATCGTTTCTTTTTCTCATCCATTTTATTCAATCTTTACGCAACAAAGATAATAACATATTCAATATTATTAATTATAATATAAATATTATTCATACATGAACAAATATTATTACACAATACTATTCTATTACATGCAATATCCGATTCGAATAAAAGCGTCTCTTATTTAGATTGATTAATCTACTTTATCACCTTTTCTATGAAAATATCTTCCCGATAGGGGAAATGTTACGTTATTCCTCTTATTTTTGCAAAGGATGGAAAATAATCAAGAATCTCTTATGGTAAATATTATAGACAAGATAAACTCTTCATACCCAATTTCCGATACAACGATACAAACATTGAAAGAACATGTCACTTTATGCCATTTCCCTAAAAAGTATCAGTTGATAAAGGCAAATATGTTTTGCAAATCGGCCTACTTCATCGAGAAAGGCATGACTCGTTCCTTTTGGCTGGTGAATGGAGAGGAAATAACCACTTCTTTTGCCTATGAAGGAAGTATTGTCTTTAGTATGGACGAGTTATATTATAATAAGGTAAGTGAAGAGTTCGTAGAAACACTTGAAGATGTAGTCGCCTATCAAATATCATTGACCGATTTACTTCAGCTTTTTCAAACCAATATCGAACTGTCCAATTGGGGTAGGGTCATTCATCAAAATGAATACAGACGTTTACATCGTTCACATAAAGAACGTCTTACGTTGTCCGCAAAGGAAAGATTTGAAGAGTTCAAACAACAATTTCCTGAAGTATATCAGCGCGTACAATTAGGGTATATTGCTTCCTATCTGGGGATAACACCATCGACACTCAGCCGCCTCAGAGCACAGAAATAATCATTATCCGGTAAAATTTGACATAGGACAAATTTTAGGACACATAAGTTTTATAATTTTGGAGCTTCGTAAGTTACACGTAATAATAATCTAAATAATAAACTCTTATCATGCAAAACATTTCTTCCGCTGCGTTTACAGACAGTAAACCTCATTACGATCTTCTCGACGGATTAAGAGGAGTAGCAGCACTTTTAGTCGTATGGTACCACGTCTTCGAAGGCTACGCTTTCGCCGGAGGCACTACCATCGACAGTATCAATCATGGTTATCTGGCAGTGGATTTCTTCTTTATCCTGTCCGGTTTCGTTATCGGCTATGCTTATGACGACCGCT encodes the following:
- a CDS encoding serine hydrolase domain-containing protein, encoding MKKAGWAILLIVCCIGGYLVLPSNYYLRRALTHLLPKIDQYPIFENRTVKAGDPQPWKQSEAYNTLSIPEKYLPVFDELGTVAYVIIKDSTLLFEQYWEDYSPKSHSNSFSMAKSIVSLAIGGAIDDGFIKSVDQPVSDFYPEFQGYNRKPLTLRHLLTMSAGVDFNEAYSSPFSPTTKLYYGNDLQKIAFDMKEIEEPGVNFIYQSGVTQLLAFIVEKATGENISTYVSRKFWTPMNAEEDALWSLDKKDGIEKAYCCFNSNARDFARFGQLILNNGNWNGQQLISDSYLKEATTPDTHLLFKEYNETNNCYGFQFWHLTYNGMEIPYMRGILGQYVFIIPELNAVVVRLGHKRSEARSEQHYPDDIDTWLGAAVEMMQAIQNNKDNNESK
- a CDS encoding gamma carbonic anhydrase family protein; translation: MAIIKSVRGFTPKIGKDTFLADNAAIIGDVEIGEGCSIWFSTVLRGDVNSIRIGNGVNIQDGSVLHTLYEKSTIEIGDDVSVGHNVTIHGAKICNGALIGMGSVVLDHAVIGEGAIVAAGSVVLSKTIVEPGSIYAGVPAKFVKKVDPEQAKEINQKIAKNYHMYSSWYKEETE
- a CDS encoding DUF2089 family protein, which produces MDEKKKRLPLQCPACDSPLRVGRLFCEQCDTEVCGNFELPPLARLTEKEQLFIVDFIKSSGSLKDMAKNMGVSYPTVRNILDDLIDKLNKIE
- a CDS encoding Crp/Fnr family transcriptional regulator translates to MVNIIDKINSSYPISDTTIQTLKEHVTLCHFPKKYQLIKANMFCKSAYFIEKGMTRSFWLVNGEEITTSFAYEGSIVFSMDELYYNKVSEEFVETLEDVVAYQISLTDLLQLFQTNIELSNWGRVIHQNEYRRLHRSHKERLTLSAKERFEEFKQQFPEVYQRVQLGYIASYLGITPSTLSRLRAQK
- a CDS encoding HAD family hydrolase: MKQYKYLLFDLDGTITDSETGITRCVEYALNHFGIQVNDLRELTPFIGPPLLDSFKDFYNFTDEQAIIATDKYRERYADKGILENELYPGIKELLADAQKNGRTVILATSKPEIFAKRILNHFGLSNYFSFVAGSGLDGSLHTKTDVINYILQSNNITDLSSVVMIGDRKHDIIGAKNVGIDSIGVLYGFGDYKELSEAGADHIVEDIPALRKLLL
- a CDS encoding YIP1 family protein, which encodes MKKQWLNFLINPFEWIAGFQALGWGLLGMVISTIISYLSGWHYHGLLHFGPAPNPAWWCYAVEHLVVWIVPAVLFYLGGLILSRSRIRVIDVLGTVAFAQIPFIFMNLFNMLPPMQNLAKVDMNVPPTELLAQPGFLVGIWLSLIGVIFLVWVLVWMFKALKVSCNLKGYSLGILYCVAVFGGDILCRYLIGLCY
- a CDS encoding carbohydrate-binding family 9-like protein — translated: MKKTVFTAPVAALLLLSCAQAPQDKGKEITYTPQAPYNPPTYVCYKAPAPIKIDGKLSAEEWDAIPWTTDFVDIEGDKRPQPLLQTRAKMTYDDNGMYFAVLMEEPHVWATITEHDAVIYQDNDFEIFLNPTNDTHNYLEYEVNALGTEWDLFLSKPYRDDPQVLNNWEFAGMKSAVYVDGTLNNPKDTDKSWSVEVFIPWSSVYQVARGKKAPVAGEHIRTNFSRVEWTTEVQDGKYVKVPIKGENKIREYNWVWAPTGVINIHMPEYWGFVQISDKVAGTGETPFVKDPNDEVKWLLRNLYYRQNEYAATFGEYAPSVAALKPEELCPAEQAKQISLFNTPSMYEITLPGTDGNVWHIRQDGLVWASKK